The Armatimonadota bacterium DNA segment CGATATGCGCGCCGCGGGCAAAGGCTACGAAGAGTTCTACCAGCGCGTGCTGAACGAGGGCGTGCACTTCGTGCGGGGGCGCGTGGCGGAGATTACCGACTGGGCACTGGACCCCTCTGAGGAGGGTAAGCTGGTCGCTCGCGTGGAGGATACCAACACCGGCTTCGTCCGACGCATCCCGCTGGACATGGTGGTGCTTGCGGTGGGACTGGAACCGCAGCCAGACGCTTTGAACGTACAGAGGCTGTTCGGCATTGGCTGCTCGCTCGACGGGTTCTTCCTCGAGAAGCACCCCAAGCTGGCTCCTGCACCCACCTATACCGACGGCATTTTCATCGCAGGAGTCTGCCACGGACCGAAAGACATTCCTGACACCGTGATGCAAGCGGGTTACGCCGCCGCCGAAGCCATTGCGCTGGCGGACACAGGTTACTTCGAGCTGGAGCCGAACACCGCCTACGTGGTGGAGGAAGAGTGCTCTGGCTGCAAGAGCTGCATCCCGCTGTGCCCCTATCAGGCAATCACCTTCAACGAAGAGAAGAAGAAGGCGTTCATCAACGAGGTACTCTGCAAGGGATGTGGCACCTGTGTGGCGGCATGTCCGTCGGGTTCCATCAAGCAGAACCTGTTCGAGGATGAGGAGATATTCAGCGAGATAGAGGGCGTGCTGGCATACGCCCAGTAAACGGAGGGATGAGCATGGAAGAGAAACTGGCAGCAACCGACAAGCTCTCCACCAGTAAGGATTGGGAGCCATTGATCGTGGCTTTCTTCTGCAACTGGTGTACCTATACGGCGGCTGATCTGGCAGGTGTCTCCCGGATGGGCTATGACCCGAACGTGCGCGTCATCCGCGTGATGTGCTCCGGGCGCGTCGACCCGCAATTCGTTCTGGATGCTTTTGCGCACGGTGCAGATGGAGTGCTCATCGGGGGATGCCACCCGGGAGACTGCCACTACGTGGAAGGCAACTACAAAACTCTGCGCCGCTACCTCTTGCTCAAGCGCCTGTTGCGGGAGCTGGGTATCGAAGAGGGTCGCCTGCGACTGGAGTGGATTGCCGCTTCCGAGGGCGAGAAGGTGAGCAAAACCATCAACGAGATGGTGGAGCAGGTGCGCGCTCTGGGACCGCTGCGGCTGACCCGCAAGTTCAAAGAGTGGGATGCCGAGCTGGCAACCCTGGAGGTGGAAGCGCAAAGGGAGGAGGTGGCGGTCCATGTCTGACAAGCCCAAGATCGCGTTCTACTGGTGCGCCTCCTGCGGCGGCTGCGAGGAGTCCATTGTCGACCTGGCAGAGGACATCCTCGAAGTCGCTCAGGCGGTAGATATCGTCTTCTGGCCCGTGGCGATGGATTTCAAGCGCAAAGATGTGGAAGCCATGCCTGACGGTTCTCTCCTCGCCACCATGGTCAACGGCTCTATCCGCACCTCCGAACAGGAGGAGATGGCATATCTGCTGCGCCGCAAGAGCCAGATTCTGATTGCGTACGGCTCGTGCGCCCACACCGGAGGCGTTCCCAGCCTCGCCAACCAGTTCGACAAGGAGCAAATCCTGCGTTACGTCTACGAGGAAGCACCAACGGTGGCCAACGAGCAGAAAGTACGCCCTCAGCCGCGCCATCAGCAGAATGGCACAGCGATTACCCTGCCGGAGTTCCGGGGACTGGTGCGAAGCCTGGACCAGGTGGTCGAGGTAGACTACTATCTGCCCGGCTGCCCACCGACTCCCAAACTGCTGAAGCAGGCAGTGCTGACCCTGCTCTCCGGCAACCTGCCGCCCAAGGGCACGGTGCTGGCACCGGATACCGCCCTCTGCGACCAGTGCCCGCGCAAAGACACGAAGCCGACCGACCTGAAGATCAACGAGTTCAAACGTCCGCACTGGACGCAGATAGACCCCAATACCTGCTTCCTGGCACAGGGCATTATCTGCATGGGGCCCGCTACTCGCGCTGGTTGCGAAGCGCAGTGCATCTCCGGCAATATGCCCTGCACCGGCTGTTTCGGACCCACTTCGCGCGTACGAGACCAGGGAGCCAAGATACTCTCCTCGCTGGCATCCTCCGTCAATGCCCGAGAGCCGGAGGATATCGAGAAGATACTGGAGGGGATTGTGGACCCGGTGGGAACCTTCTACCGCTACTCTCTGGCAAAATCGCTACTGCGTGCGAAAGTGACTCGTTGAGGAGGGATGAGGGATGGACGAGAACATTCAGACCGTA contains these protein-coding regions:
- a CDS encoding F420-non-reducing hydrogenase subunit G, translated to MSDKPKIAFYWCASCGGCEESIVDLAEDILEVAQAVDIVFWPVAMDFKRKDVEAMPDGSLLATMVNGSIRTSEQEEMAYLLRRKSQILIAYGSCAHTGGVPSLANQFDKEQILRYVYEEAPTVANEQKVRPQPRHQQNGTAITLPEFRGLVRSLDQVVEVDYYLPGCPPTPKLLKQAVLTLLSGNLPPKGTVLAPDTALCDQCPRKDTKPTDLKINEFKRPHWTQIDPNTCFLAQGIICMGPATRAGCEAQCISGNMPCTGCFGPTSRVRDQGAKILSSLASSVNAREPEDIEKILEGIVDPVGTFYRYSLAKSLLRAKVTR
- a CDS encoding methyl viologen-reducing hydrogenase subunit delta FlpD-like protein: MEEKLAATDKLSTSKDWEPLIVAFFCNWCTYTAADLAGVSRMGYDPNVRVIRVMCSGRVDPQFVLDAFAHGADGVLIGGCHPGDCHYVEGNYKTLRRYLLLKRLLRELGIEEGRLRLEWIAASEGEKVSKTINEMVEQVRALGPLRLTRKFKEWDAELATLEVEAQREEVAVHV